The Planctomicrobium piriforme genome contains the following window.
CTGGGATCGTGGCTGGCTGATGGGCCTGCTGGTCGCCCTCCTGTCGCTGGAATGGCTGGCCCGGAAACTTTTGAAACTGGCGTAGGAGAGAAGACCCAGCACGGCCTGTCGCTACGACCGAAGAAGATTTTTTAACCACGGAAAACACGGAGATCCCAGAATTTCAAGATGACAGGCTCGTTCTGGTTTCATTCTTTTGAAGGATTGAATGATTGTTTCGGTTTGCCGTCAGTGATCATTCCATCCGTGAATTCCGTGCCTTCCGTCGTTCTCTGTATTTGATGTTTTCCTGATCAGTCCATCTCATCGAACAATTGCAGTGAAAGCATCCCTGTGAAACCCATGCGGCCAGAAATTCAGCGAGTGCTTGTCCGGCTGCGAAGCTGGATTCGGCGCTATGTGCTGGCCGAGGGGATCGCCGCCACCATTGCGCTTGCCTGCCTGCTCTTCTGGCTGACGTTCGGCCTCGACCTGGCGTGGTTCAAACTCAGCCAACTCGAACTGCCTGGCTGGTTTCGCATTCTGTGCACCATTGCCATGGTCACACTCATCGCCGGCACGGCGATCGTCTGGATCGGGCTGCGGCTCTTCCGCCGTCTCGACCAGACGGATCTGGCGCTGGCCCTCGAACGCAAGTTCCCCGAACTGAACGACCGTCTGATTACGGCAGTTCAGCTCTCCGAACGGGGCGGCTCTGACGTGCAGTCGGCGATGCTGGAACGAACGACGGATGAAGCCGTCTCGCGTCTGTCGGCCATTGAACTCAAAAAGACGATCAATCCCGTCCCGCTGAAACGCATGCTCACCGCCGCCAGCGTCTTGCTGGCTTCGGTCCTCGGACTCGGTCTGGCAGATGCCCAGGGGATGGAACGCTGGTATCAGGCATACATTCTCGGCCGCGACGATTACTGGGAACCGTTCCGCCGCAATGAACTGCACATCCAGATTGTCGCCCAGCCAGGCGATCGGATTCGGTCATTCGATGCCCGCGGCATCTACAAACACCCTCGCGGAGAAGACCTGCAGGTGCTGGCGACCGTGCCTGAATCCGCGGTTCCTCCACATCGCGTGAATCTGCAATTCATCGGCTTCGGCGGCGCTGGACAACAGCGCGGTCAGGTCTCGATGTCCCGCATGGGTGACGACGAATTCCGGCATACCTTCAGCCGCATGGTCAACGATCATCAGCTCTGGTTTCGCGGCGGAGACTATGTGAACCGGCAACCGTTCCGCGTGCAGGTGGTCGATCCGCCACGAGTCGATTCGATTGAACTCCGCTGCGATTACCCCTCCTACACCGGCCTCGACAGCCTCGAAGACCGCAACGTCCGGGTTGTGGGGATGCAGGTGGCCTTGCCGATGGAGACGGAGTTCGAACTGCAGGCGTCATCCAACAAGCCGTTGCTGCAAGTGCTGCTGCGGACGCCGAATTTCGAACTGTCATTCGGCTTCGACGCCACTGCGACGGGCACGCGGCCGACAAAGCTGACTTTGCTCGACCCCGAGCATGCGACTTCGCAGACGGTGGAACTCAATGTGTCGCCGGCCACACTGTTCGATCAGGACCGTCGCAA
Protein-coding sequences here:
- a CDS encoding coiled-coil domain-containing protein, producing MRPEIQRVLVRLRSWIRRYVLAEGIAATIALACLLFWLTFGLDLAWFKLSQLELPGWFRILCTIAMVTLIAGTAIVWIGLRLFRRLDQTDLALALERKFPELNDRLITAVQLSERGGSDVQSAMLERTTDEAVSRLSAIELKKTINPVPLKRMLTAASVLLASVLGLGLADAQGMERWYQAYILGRDDYWEPFRRNELHIQIVAQPGDRIRSFDARGIYKHPRGEDLQVLATVPESAVPPHRVNLQFIGFGGAGQQRGQVSMSRMGDDEFRHTFSRMVNDHQLWFRGGDYVNRQPFRVQVVDPPRVDSIELRCDYPSYTGLDSLEDRNVRVVGMQVALPMETEFELQASSNKPLLQVLLRTPNFELSFGFDATATGTRPTKLTLLDPEHATSQTVELNVSPATLFDQDRRKFHVPLTVTLDAAKQLARLKDKPEFPLPLVPDQTVQIILIDEDQIESPEPATLTVNGIVDQSPVVETRRTGIGTAVTRMASIPLEGKITDDYGVAGAWFGYRTNVQPQEQKLPLANLPQGQKEFRLQQTPEQAVERLNLIPLQLEDGQTLTLSVYAEDADNLNGPHVSHGELFTFQIVSKDDLLAKLFDREVTLRARFEQIRSEVQEMRNSLDGTRDQIATTEKTPAAAAGQSQVISAYVDRALHQIRKNHTESRSIELSFRDLRDEMVNNRIDTAELLERIERRIIEPMSFLNNSDFLDVDRRLGALRLAVERQTAMGVAAEEVTASVDHLLAQMDLILAEMKDRGTINDLIQNLQDIIKREKQLLEQIEEKRIEDSFFGPPK